A portion of the Hominilimicola fabiformis genome contains these proteins:
- a CDS encoding zinc ribbon domain-containing protein gives MQTYDWLSQGENIIFESAASKVWNVKGINLGGNKGGKLILTDKQLVFQAYVFNIGTRLDKIPLENITGTAKTFNPLVPNPNMIKVETRLGEKFEFTFWKKDKEKWLEIIPKAVSEFKSRQGNTINAQRVSCNEFKCLQCGYIGQNAFRFCPICGTEFVEKREDTVEEKISCPKCDVALDKGLKFCSNCGAKLMKECPKCGYDVEDGVKFCPNCGSLIGVEHNCPNCGRVYEEGQRFCFECGTKLINDEENSN, from the coding sequence ATGCAGACCTACGATTGGCTATCTCAGGGAGAAAATATTATATTTGAAAGTGCAGCGAGTAAAGTATGGAACGTCAAAGGTATAAATTTAGGTGGCAATAAAGGCGGAAAGCTAATACTGACTGATAAGCAGCTTGTTTTTCAAGCATATGTGTTCAATATAGGGACTCGTTTAGATAAAATACCTCTTGAAAATATTACAGGTACGGCAAAAACATTTAATCCGTTAGTGCCAAATCCAAATATGATAAAGGTCGAAACTCGTTTAGGGGAAAAATTTGAGTTTACATTCTGGAAAAAAGATAAGGAGAAATGGCTTGAAATAATCCCTAAAGCGGTAAGTGAATTTAAGAGCAGACAAGGTAATACAATAAATGCACAAAGAGTAAGCTGTAATGAATTCAAATGCTTGCAGTGTGGATACATCGGACAAAATGCTTTTCGCTTTTGTCCGATATGTGGCACTGAATTTGTAGAAAAAAGAGAAGATACTGTTGAAGAGAAAATATCTTGTCCGAAGTGCGATGTGGCTCTCGATAAAGGTCTGAAATTCTGTTCTAATTGCGGAGCAAAGCTGATGAAAGAGTGCCCTAAATGCGGATATGATGTTGAGGACGGAGTGAAATTTTGCCCTAATTGCGGTTCATTGATTGGAGTTGAGCATAATTGCCCAAACTGCGGAAGGGTATATGAAGAAGGTCAAAGATTCTGCTTTGAATGTGGAACAAAACTAATTAATGATGAAGAAAATAGTAATTAA
- a CDS encoding helix-turn-helix domain-containing protein: MNNINYVNLGKKIKSTRKERGYTQEKLAEICDISTGFLGHIERGTRKLSLDTLFCIATVLNVSIDYLLIDSANKSDNFLEQMDSVARSLNPSAYNSFRKTVKILAEHIDEM; this comes from the coding sequence GTGAACAATATCAATTACGTCAATCTCGGCAAAAAAATTAAATCTACTCGCAAAGAACGCGGATACACCCAAGAAAAATTGGCAGAAATATGCGACATTTCCACAGGTTTTCTCGGGCATATCGAACGTGGTACAAGAAAGCTTTCTTTAGATACATTATTTTGTATCGCAACGGTTTTAAATGTCAGTATAGATTATCTTTTAATAGACTCGGCAAACAAATCAGACAATTTTCTTGAACAAATGGATTCGGTTGCTCGTTCTTTAAATCCGTCAGCCTACAATTCTTTTCGCAAAACCGTTAAAATTCTTGCGGAACATATTGATGAAATGTAA
- a CDS encoding zinc ribbon domain-containing protein, with protein sequence MAESRVFKLMNGVTLEMLGEAVEGFLRDSKGMQTQAGQTTGGYLIQGRQEADGWKRISGTDQAISVQMFKAENVVNVTTGFGKWSDKIGAGVVGYFVFAPLAITAAIGAFLQKKLPGEIFDFIEKFILSGGQSAAIGMSVGRMLNQDEVICKHCKTANQKGKKFCSNCGAKLMKECPKCGHDVEDGVKFCPDCGALVEVEHNCPNCGTTYEEGQKFCLECGTKLINDEEQ encoded by the coding sequence ATGGCAGAATCGAGAGTATTCAAACTAATGAACGGAGTAACACTTGAAATGCTTGGAGAGGCGGTCGAAGGCTTTTTAAGAGATTCAAAAGGTATGCAGACTCAAGCGGGACAAACAACAGGTGGATACCTTATACAAGGTAGACAGGAGGCTGACGGCTGGAAGAGGATATCCGGTACAGACCAAGCGATTAGTGTACAGATGTTTAAAGCAGAAAATGTTGTAAATGTCACTACGGGATTTGGTAAATGGTCAGATAAAATAGGTGCCGGAGTGGTAGGATATTTTGTTTTTGCACCACTTGCAATAACAGCGGCAATAGGTGCATTTTTACAAAAGAAATTGCCTGGTGAAATTTTTGACTTCATAGAAAAATTCATTCTAAGCGGTGGTCAAAGTGCGGCTATCGGAATGAGTGTCGGAAGAATGTTAAATCAAGATGAAGTTATCTGTAAACACTGTAAAACAGCAAATCAAAAAGGCAAGAAATTCTGTTCTAATTGCGGAGCAAAGCTGATGAAAGAGTGTCCTAAATGCGGACATGATGTTGAAGACGGTGTGAAATTCTGTCCTGATTGCGGTGCGTTGGTTGAAGTTGAGCATAATTGCCCTAACTGCGGAACTACATACGAAGAAGGTCAAAAATTCTGTTTAGAATGTGGAACAAAACTAATTAATGATGAAGAACAATAA
- a CDS encoding zinc ribbon domain-containing protein, with product MSKFCIKCGKELVEGTKFCTNCGAEIANENTQPESTNQEKVANEVNQQVNQQVNQQQNYNQNFNYQTNSYAQNDTEEKVRATVKKIFGCEINNNDDYFKVEKKRSSCIYAIIGAISVALVMIPFYDKWFWFEDGFEKTLLHIMSVLSVVTIIAAVLICIFSLIKYFSYNKEVKMYRAANPTLPKYGANLKVTIPVLAAAFVACLILSPIMEDIDTKAYNVYHDKGSSKSVSTQYSDLVEERASGEWQFKYTIKEYVNKFNKVTNSEISVKSAELKKSDKLNSYIWNDTGGYTMITTYSDNDKIFAIDFNVDSEYYEEYYDDIVDTVISAFSIIDDEVDTDKIEEMLDNAMYIKGYQDFYCSNGIKYMVDCSESSIDISTLPEKMSPEK from the coding sequence ATGAGCAAATTTTGCATAAAATGCGGAAAAGAATTGGTTGAGGGTACAAAGTTTTGTACAAATTGCGGTGCTGAAATTGCAAACGAAAATACGCAACCGGAGAGTACCAATCAAGAAAAGGTGGCAAATGAGGTAAATCAGCAGGTAAATCAACAAGTGAATCAACAGCAAAATTACAATCAAAATTTTAATTACCAAACAAACTCATATGCACAGAATGACACGGAAGAAAAAGTTAGGGCTACGGTAAAGAAAATATTTGGTTGTGAGATTAATAATAATGACGATTACTTCAAGGTTGAAAAGAAACGTTCGTCATGTATTTATGCAATTATCGGTGCTATATCTGTTGCACTTGTAATGATTCCGTTTTATGATAAGTGGTTTTGGTTTGAGGACGGATTTGAAAAAACATTACTTCATATAATGTCAGTGTTATCGGTTGTGACTATAATAGCGGCAGTGCTGATTTGCATTTTTTCACTAATAAAATATTTTTCATACAATAAAGAAGTAAAAATGTACAGAGCGGCAAATCCTACATTGCCAAAGTACGGTGCAAATTTAAAAGTAACAATACCTGTTTTGGCAGCAGCTTTTGTAGCTTGCCTTATATTATCGCCTATTATGGAAGACATTGACACAAAAGCATATAATGTATATCATGATAAAGGATCTTCAAAATCAGTTAGTACACAATATAGTGATTTGGTAGAAGAACGTGCATCCGGAGAATGGCAATTTAAATATACAATTAAAGAATATGTTAATAAATTCAACAAAGTAACAAATAGCGAGATATCTGTGAAATCGGCTGAGTTAAAAAAATCGGACAAACTTAACTCATATATATGGAATGATACGGGTGGCTACACAATGATTACAACGTACAGTGATAATGATAAGATATTTGCTATAGATTTTAATGTGGATTCAGAATATTATGAAGAATATTATGATGATATTGTTGATACAGTAATAAGTGCTTTTTCTATAATTGATGATGAAGTTGACACAGATAAAATTGAAGAAATGCTTGATAATGCAATGTATATAAAAGGATATCAAGATTTTTATTGTAGTAACGGAATTAAGTATATGGTAGATTGCAGTGAAAGCTCCATAGATATTTCAACGTTGCCGGAAAAAATGTCACCGGAAAAATAG
- a CDS encoding copper amine oxidase N-terminal domain-containing protein: MKKIIKVISLFLIIVVFGEVSYASEYLNNVEFTQKRMDENITWSGREWITDKYPPRISKNAIEFTDIEENKAVKNRLQNSRYIYVWTGNDYLVYRSDHDYKGYDKQKYLYRLSADFQQILNTYEIPNWINYMEFVDDKIFIATENVFPSVSDGRVLGINSSEFEIYYSYDCDEWTKVDYEDNYYIDMHKINNKLLIDNYLYSDGNFDKVVYENHYSRPTYKVGEFLCEEDKKNEKKTEDNTVLAFSNDGVYWVYMVIDKKMEGIQDMFVVGDEIVIEDYRDYYVGDKEEVFSQLREKLPNNPVYVKFNDDILGFDEPPIIEDGSTLVPMRFLFEQMGADVEWDSETQTATATLDNKAVTFSIDNVNARINNKPAKMDVPARLVNGKTMVPLRFLSENMGYDVDWDADSRTAIVNS, encoded by the coding sequence ATGAAAAAAATAATTAAGGTAATATCTCTATTTTTAATAATAGTTGTTTTCGGTGAAGTGTCATATGCCTCGGAATATTTAAACAACGTTGAATTTACCCAAAAACGTATGGACGAAAATATAACATGGAGTGGTAGAGAATGGATTACGGACAAATATCCTCCCCGCATCTCTAAAAATGCTATTGAGTTTACTGATATAGAAGAAAATAAAGCAGTTAAGAATAGGTTGCAAAATAGTCGTTATATTTATGTATGGACGGGAAACGATTATTTAGTATATCGTAGTGACCATGACTACAAAGGATATGATAAGCAAAAGTATTTGTATAGACTTTCAGCTGATTTTCAGCAAATATTAAATACATATGAAATTCCAAATTGGATAAATTATATGGAATTTGTGGATGATAAAATTTTTATAGCAACAGAAAATGTGTTCCCAAGTGTAAGTGATGGGCGTGTTTTAGGTATAAATAGTAGCGAGTTCGAAATATATTATAGCTATGATTGTGATGAATGGACAAAGGTTGATTATGAGGACAACTATTATATTGATATGCACAAGATAAATAATAAACTGCTTATAGATAATTATTTGTATTCTGATGGAAATTTTGATAAGGTAGTATATGAAAACCATTATTCAAGACCAACGTATAAGGTTGGAGAATTTCTTTGTGAAGAAGATAAAAAGAATGAAAAGAAGACAGAAGATAATACAGTATTAGCATTTTCAAATGATGGTGTATATTGGGTGTATATGGTTATAGATAAAAAAATGGAAGGTATTCAGGATATGTTTGTAGTAGGAGATGAGATAGTAATAGAAGACTATCGTGACTATTATGTTGGTGATAAGGAAGAAGTATTTTCACAGCTGCGTGAAAAATTGCCTAATAATCCTGTTTATGTGAAGTTTAACGATGATATTCTCGGCTTTGATGAACCGCCGATTATCGAAGACGGCAGCACGCTTGTACCTATGAGATTTTTGTTCGAGCAAATGGGAGCAGATGTTGAATGGGATAGCGAAACTCAGACAGCAACAGCAACGCTTGATAATAAGGCAGTAACATTTTCAATAGATAACGTCAACGCAAGAATAAATAATAAACCCGCTAAAATGGACGTGCCAGCAAGACTTGTAAACGGCAAAACAATGGTACCGCTACGTTTCCTTTCGGAAAATATGGGATATGACGTAGATTGGGACGCCGATAGCAGAACGGCGATTGTGAACTCATAA
- a CDS encoding AraC family ligand binding domain-containing protein has product MKRTAFSSHNELYVQYLKSENKHNMSVQHYHDTYKIYLQLSGKRYLFYDNTCYTLERGDLRLTKVHSMLINTICR; this is encoded by the coding sequence ATGAAAAGAACAGCATTTTCTTCACATAACGAGTTATATGTTCAATATTTGAAAAGTGAAAACAAGCACAATATGTCTGTTCAACATTATCATGATACTTACAAAATATATTTGCAGTTATCGGGCAAAAGGTACTTGTTTTACGACAACACATGTTACACGTTGGAACGTGGTGATTTAAGACTTACAAAAGTACACAGTATGCTCATAAATACTATATGCCGATAG
- a CDS encoding protein kinase domain-containing protein has product MEDFVLEKVLKNDDRQKIEVIYNPKTNQRFIKRSVNDDIRYIYKMLQKINNNHIPKIYDVELTDKTVVIEEFVQGITLNEFMENHFEFAKGQINSIAKQLVSAMEALHKCSIIHRDIKPDNIIMNSEGHIWLIDYDIARIVNNEVRKDTTVLGTVGYAPVEQFGMMPTDYKTDIYAFGATIEQLMKYSGEKGRLLGIAQKCKRFDPMQRYQSIKQLKRAMSMQFINGVTIGLTILILCIAVVCCVFVINLKTHIENRYDDYIGTWHNDSNISLEVLSVDNNIMTFNLKQQQDNGGIYSLNNVTAEINNNTVDFHTDNTDGTLKLNGNEITVKTTSDTKSSSSINADEILEKDIQINVNGNRVILENNPVLMIDDEIYVPYDTFPREIKLDAYYDCGTWAGDSEKRITIMNDKTIIFFSSFDDMDWNLYVTHDENIKTSYPYEYEQITISSCQPAEINDTIYIPLKIFAEQFGAEVEYDKAKRTVNVKADTSGECKSINDILSIQAFTSEQAYDMAKTKYDNLLSTDGMPHYNHKGKYYMFLTGASSTVDVYYNGMLEIN; this is encoded by the coding sequence TTGGAAGATTTTGTTTTAGAAAAAGTATTAAAGAATGATGACAGGCAGAAAATCGAGGTGATTTACAATCCGAAAACAAATCAACGATTTATAAAGCGTTCTGTAAATGATGATATTAGATATATCTATAAAATGCTTCAAAAAATCAATAACAATCATATTCCGAAGATATATGATGTGGAATTGACGGATAAAACCGTTGTGATTGAGGAGTTTGTTCAAGGTATAACATTAAATGAATTTATGGAAAATCACTTTGAATTTGCAAAAGGTCAAATAAATTCGATAGCCAAACAGCTTGTATCTGCAATGGAGGCTTTGCATAAGTGCAGTATTATACACAGAGATATAAAGCCCGACAACATAATTATGAACTCTGAAGGACATATTTGGCTGATAGATTATGATATTGCAAGAATTGTAAACAACGAAGTCAGAAAAGATACAACAGTTTTGGGAACGGTCGGATATGCACCTGTTGAGCAATTTGGTATGATGCCTACCGATTATAAAACCGATATATACGCATTCGGTGCAACAATAGAACAGCTTATGAAATATTCAGGTGAGAAAGGCAGACTTTTAGGAATTGCTCAAAAATGCAAACGTTTTGATCCAATGCAAAGATACCAAAGTATCAAACAGCTTAAACGAGCTATGTCGATGCAATTTATTAACGGTGTGACAATCGGTTTGACCATTTTAATTTTGTGCATAGCGGTTGTGTGCTGTGTGTTTGTGATTAATTTAAAGACACATATAGAAAATAGATATGACGATTATATCGGAACGTGGCATAATGACAGCAATATTTCGCTTGAGGTTTTGAGTGTGGATAATAACATAATGACGTTTAATTTAAAGCAACAGCAGGATAACGGCGGTATATACAGTCTAAATAATGTTACGGCTGAGATAAATAATAATACGGTTGATTTTCATACAGACAACACTGACGGAACGCTAAAATTAAACGGTAATGAAATAACCGTCAAAACGACGTCCGACACGAAATCGTCAAGTTCGATAAATGCGGATGAGATTTTGGAAAAAGACATTCAGATTAATGTAAACGGAAACAGAGTTATACTTGAAAATAATCCTGTGCTTATGATTGACGATGAAATATATGTTCCGTATGATACATTCCCGCGTGAGATAAAACTTGACGCATATTATGACTGCGGAACTTGGGCAGGTGACAGCGAAAAGCGAATTACAATAATGAATGATAAGACCATAATATTCTTTTCGTCATTTGATGATATGGATTGGAATTTGTATGTGACTCATGATGAAAATATAAAAACATCGTATCCGTACGAGTATGAGCAAATAACAATATCTTCTTGTCAGCCTGCCGAGATAAACGACACAATATATATTCCTTTGAAAATATTTGCCGAGCAATTCGGTGCGGAAGTTGAATATGATAAGGCAAAAAGAACTGTGAACGTTAAGGCAGATACAAGCGGAGAGTGTAAATCGATTAATGACATCTTGTCAATACAGGCTTTCACAAGCGAACAGGCATACGATATGGCAAAGACGAAGTATGATAATTTGTTGAGTACGGACGGAATGCCGCATTATAATCATAAAGGTAAATATTATATGTTTTTGACCGGAGCGTCCTCAACGGTTGATGTGTATTACAACGGAATGTTGGAAATAAATTAA
- a CDS encoding helix-turn-helix domain-containing protein yields the protein MKTITQELLDGLKNADDIKTFLDLHEQDFLSQSLIDYLNELMNEKNITVAQVAKNSGIGEYVYKIFNGERNAKRDTLVAISFGMHLTFEETQLLLRIAKFAILDSRDRRDGIIIYALMHGLSIFECDDLLNNDNLITLV from the coding sequence ATGAAAACCATAACTCAAGAATTACTCGACGGCTTGAAAAATGCCGATGATATAAAGACTTTTCTTGATTTGCATGAACAAGATTTTTTATCACAATCGCTTATTGACTATTTAAACGAATTGATGAACGAAAAAAATATAACCGTTGCACAAGTCGCTAAAAATTCAGGTATCGGTGAATATGTTTATAAAATTTTCAACGGTGAAAGAAATGCAAAACGTGATACACTCGTTGCGATTTCATTCGGTATGCACTTGACTTTTGAAGAAACACAGTTGCTTTTGCGTATTGCAAAATTTGCTATTCTTGATTCACGCGACCGCCGCGACGGAATTATAATTTATGCTTTGATGCACGGTTTAAGTATATTTGAATGTGACGATTTACTTAACAATGATAATCTCATAACCTTGGTATAA
- a CDS encoding carbohydrate-binding domain-containing protein, which translates to MNKVHRKITALLTASIMTVMSMGVVSAQTDNNAQIKSIDAENGTVTVDVTKSGSYKIYAAVYKDKLLQGLYTVDSITSSGVFNFGKEIEFDEDTETLKCFIWDGSMKPVGEIYKGGVSEPTENPSTTKAPSVTKIPAVTDEPTATKTPAVTDEPTTTDTPTETDEPTATETPSETGQPTTTDTPTTDNPTTYGAVITLSDDGIAVDGTGATAEGSVVTISQAGEYTVTGSLSDGQIAVALPTKSDEVTINLEGVDVTSTTGAPFAATKGKVDLSAKKGTTNSFTSTATYNKETVNACVYSKNDLTIKGKGTLKVSSTYNNAIGCKADVTIKNLTLNITEAANNGIKGNDSVTVESGNVTVNSNGDAIKSDEDPAYDGDVLEGGTVKIADGTVTLTTGTTTKDGTTSTSDGIKASMLCAISGGTINITSTGDAIKANASSIDGDNPTLEDGDGSINITGGTINISAGEDGIKAVKSVNVSNGEITIIKAKEGIQVNEVTYESDGTTVKAYVTGSIGISGGTLNITSSEDGIQCGTGNITITGGDITVDSKMDCIQAENIMNISDGTFNLKSYGGAPATVSSNNSSTTDSCKGVKAGSLVNISGGTFNINTYDDGIHSNNTVRISGGDIDIAAGDDGVHGDSYLYITDNADINITKSYEGIEAAKIYVQGGKTYIVSTDDGANAAGDEPTENAITLSSDDIAEFAGPGGFGGGNQGPNWGGEDSSSYGYLEVSGGLLYIEAEGDGFDSNGDGVITGGIVLVNGPTSGGNGVFDVGDNNNTLTITGGIVIGAGTSDMAVTPTKATNSQYYVVASGSSSSGGGGGFGGHSSSSSSSGFSTQATGKAFKLTDSSGNEIVTYVPSKQYSWVLVSTPEMSSGTYTLNYGGSVTGGTFTNGNYGLVTDGAYSGSSTISLSAKQ; encoded by the coding sequence ATGAACAAAGTGCATCGCAAAATTACGGCTTTGCTGACTGCAAGCATTATGACAGTTATGTCAATGGGTGTTGTGTCGGCGCAAACAGATAATAATGCACAAATTAAAAGCATAGATGCCGAAAACGGAACTGTAACGGTAGATGTTACAAAAAGCGGTAGTTATAAAATATATGCGGCGGTATATAAAGATAAATTATTACAAGGACTTTATACGGTTGACAGTATCACAAGCAGCGGAGTATTTAACTTCGGCAAAGAGATTGAATTTGACGAAGATACCGAAACATTGAAGTGCTTCATATGGGACGGAAGTATGAAACCTGTAGGCGAGATATATAAAGGCGGTGTTTCAGAACCGACAGAAAATCCGAGCACGACAAAGGCACCAAGTGTAACAAAAATACCTGCTGTAACGGATGAACCAACCGCAACAAAAACGCCTGCTGTAACAGATGAACCGACAACAACAGACACGCCAACTGAAACGGATGAGCCAACCGCAACGGAAACACCGAGTGAAACAGGTCAACCGACAACAACAGATACACCAACAACGGACAATCCGACAACATACGGAGCTGTTATAACATTAAGTGATGACGGAATAGCCGTTGACGGAACAGGTGCAACAGCGGAAGGCTCTGTCGTAACCATTTCACAAGCCGGTGAATACACAGTGACAGGTAGCTTGTCAGACGGTCAGATAGCAGTGGCGCTTCCTACAAAATCGGATGAAGTCACTATAAATCTTGAAGGTGTAGACGTAACGTCAACCACAGGTGCACCGTTTGCGGCTACAAAAGGTAAAGTTGACCTTTCGGCAAAAAAAGGAACGACAAATTCATTCACATCAACCGCAACATACAATAAAGAAACAGTCAATGCGTGTGTATACAGTAAAAATGATTTGACGATAAAAGGTAAAGGTACACTTAAGGTAAGCTCAACATATAACAACGCAATCGGCTGTAAAGCTGACGTTACAATAAAGAATTTGACGTTGAACATAACCGAGGCGGCGAACAACGGTATAAAGGGTAATGATTCGGTAACTGTCGAGAGCGGTAATGTAACTGTAAATTCAAACGGTGACGCGATAAAATCAGACGAAGATCCTGCATATGACGGCGACGTGTTAGAGGGTGGAACTGTTAAAATTGCAGACGGTACAGTTACATTGACAACTGGAACGACCACAAAGGACGGCACAACATCAACAAGTGACGGTATTAAAGCATCAATGCTATGTGCTATATCGGGCGGTACAATTAACATCACATCAACAGGCGACGCAATAAAAGCAAATGCGTCAAGTATTGATGGAGATAATCCGACATTGGAAGACGGTGACGGAAGTATTAACATCACAGGCGGTACAATCAATATTTCAGCCGGTGAGGATGGTATAAAGGCAGTAAAGAGCGTTAATGTATCAAACGGCGAAATTACAATTATAAAAGCTAAAGAAGGCATACAGGTAAATGAAGTTACATACGAATCAGACGGAACAACCGTAAAAGCATATGTAACGGGAAGTATAGGAATAAGCGGCGGAACTTTAAATATAACAAGCAGTGAAGACGGTATTCAGTGCGGTACAGGTAATATCACGATTACAGGCGGAGATATAACGGTTGATTCAAAAATGGATTGTATTCAAGCTGAAAATATTATGAATATCTCTGACGGTACATTTAATTTGAAATCATACGGCGGAGCACCTGCAACGGTATCTTCAAATAATTCATCTACAACAGACAGCTGTAAAGGTGTTAAAGCAGGAAGTCTTGTAAATATCAGTGGCGGTACATTTAATATAAACACATATGATGACGGCATACATTCAAATAACACTGTTCGTATATCGGGCGGTGATATAGATATTGCCGCAGGTGATGACGGTGTACACGGCGACAGCTATTTGTATATAACAGATAATGCAGATATAAACATAACAAAGAGTTATGAGGGTATTGAGGCTGCAAAAATATATGTACAAGGCGGTAAAACGTATATCGTGTCAACCGATGACGGTGCAAATGCGGCAGGTGATGAGCCGACAGAGAATGCAATTACTCTAAGCAGTGATGATATAGCCGAATTTGCAGGACCGGGCGGTTTTGGCGGCGGAAACCAAGGACCTAACTGGGGCGGTGAGGACAGTTCAAGCTACGGTTATCTTGAAGTTTCAGGAGGTCTGCTTTATATTGAAGCCGAGGGTGATGGATTTGACTCAAACGGTGACGGCGTAATCACTGGCGGTATTGTACTTGTAAACGGTCCTACAAGCGGCGGTAACGGCGTATTTGATGTAGGCGACAATAACAATACTTTGACGATAACAGGCGGTATTGTAATCGGTGCAGGTACATCTGATATGGCTGTTACACCTACTAAAGCGACTAATTCGCAGTATTATGTTGTTGCATCAGGTTCATCATCGTCAGGCGGCGGTGGCGGATTTGGCGGACATAGCAGTAGTTCATCAAGTTCTGGATTTTCAACACAAGCGACAGGCAAGGCATTTAAGCTTACAGATTCAAGCGGTAATGAGATAGTAACTTATGTACCGTCAAAGCAATATTCTTGGGTGCTTGTGTCAACACCTGAAATGTCAAGCGGCACATATACTCTAAACTATGGCGGTTCGGTAACAGGCGGAACGTTCACAAACGGAAACTACGGCTTGGTTACAGACGGAGCATATTCGGGTTCAAGCACAATTTCATTGTCAGCTAAACAATAA
- a CDS encoding zinc ribbon domain-containing protein: protein MAKFCGKCGALVENGVCPKCGAEYQGTAPFVLYKCREKARNKIKIHIIINCILWICIGALQLFDIYYIRGMFNIEIFKYIQYQHAFGAWNIAISICEIYASYDIKSKASMFVSKWEKSLVIILIVCILNLLIGNYIGFVLNLHMLYIRHIINKNKMLLISI from the coding sequence ATGGCTAAATTTTGCGGAAAATGCGGAGCATTAGTGGAAAACGGAGTATGCCCGAAATGTGGAGCAGAATATCAAGGGACGGCACCGTTTGTACTATATAAATGCAGAGAAAAGGCGAGAAATAAAATTAAGATACACATTATTATTAATTGTATTTTATGGATATGTATCGGAGCATTACAGCTTTTTGATATTTATTACATTCGAGGAATGTTCAATATTGAAATATTTAAATATATTCAGTATCAGCACGCATTTGGTGCGTGGAACATAGCAATAAGCATATGTGAAATATATGCCTCGTATGACATAAAATCAAAAGCGAGTATGTTTGTATCCAAATGGGAAAAAAGTCTTGTAATTATATTGATTGTATGTATTTTAAATTTGCTTATAGGTAACTATATTGGATTTGTGCTAAATCTACATATGTTATATATAAGACATATAATCAATAAAAATAAAATGCTGTTAATTTCAATTTGA
- a CDS encoding zinc ribbon domain-containing protein, with the protein MNKFCTNCGHELKTEEKFCPSCGFNTESVNQAKESVSNTQNVNSYQNTNQYQNANVYQNPNNAAFGNDDITMKNMLAQLSQKNQTNALIWIVIGALQIIGAIYMFAFYDASIYTLAVMAIGILNIVAGYKDYKYSKELLQRPIAIISRYESMTPIVISLIYNVLFGGLIGVVGNIYELTIRNFVIANREIFQRAENRNF; encoded by the coding sequence ATGAACAAATTTTGTACAAATTGCGGACATGAGTTAAAAACGGAGGAGAAATTTTGTCCTTCGTGTGGTTTTAATACAGAAAGTGTGAACCAAGCAAAGGAAAGTGTATCTAATACACAGAATGTGAATTCATATCAGAATACAAATCAATATCAAAATGCAAACGTATATCAAAATCCGAATAATGCAGCTTTTGGTAATGATGATATAACTATGAAAAATATGCTTGCACAGCTTTCGCAGAAAAATCAAACAAATGCGCTTATATGGATAGTCATAGGAGCGTTGCAAATAATAGGCGCAATTTATATGTTTGCTTTTTATGATGCATCAATTTACACATTAGCTGTTATGGCCATAGGAATTTTAAATATAGTAGCAGGATACAAAGATTATAAATACAGTAAGGAATTGCTCCAAAGACCTATTGCTATTATATCAAGATATGAAAGCATGACACCGATAGTTATCTCATTGATTTATAATGTTCTGTTCGGTGGGTTAATCGGTGTTGTTGGTAATATATATGAGTTGACCATACGAAATTTTGTTATTGCAAACAGAGAAATTTTTCAAAGAGCAGAAAACAGAAATTTTTAA